The Vespula vulgaris chromosome 22, iyVesVulg1.1, whole genome shotgun sequence genome window below encodes:
- the LOC127071684 gene encoding importin-4-like produces MEQILLKLLVADNATIQEGTAELRKAFKKPESTPALCQLVVSSANPQIRQYAAVLLRKRYNKGKHWTELPENIRTDFKTMILPALCNESEKFVKNAIVQLIGTIVKHELPNNDWPEVLRFVQQLVTSENTFDKELGMYTLATMTEIAPSAYFVYAESLVILLSQTLNSLQELGNPIAYYVIQTLQNLIPLVEGNQNIINVYQRMMIQIMATILALAEVDEDKATTCFELLDELCENEITVIAPHVRALINLCLAIINNKSLSDPLRVKAISFIGWLARTKKKALVKHKLVESIINTLFALMSSRPDDDNEEVYFSGENEDNTPITCATQTLDTLALHLPPEKLIPHLLKHIEPSLQGSDIYAKKSSYLVMAVLAEGCSEHIRTKYLESFLRCICQGITDAAPVVRNAALFALGQFSEHLQPDISQYSSELLPLLFEYLGQVCALIRQEKKEPPSIDRMFYALEMFCENLNESLLPYLPTLMERLFEILSAETSVHVKELSLSAIGSAAYASKEHMLPYFEKIISILNGYLTEKQTDETMCLQIQAVDTLGVIARTIGDEHFAPLATRSLEFGLKLLKETEDPDLRKSIYGLFASISTVMKKEIAMALPQIVEYAINSIQSSEGIVPHFKEDETTAFPIYEDLSDENDDEEDIENTDNEEDGDDDDVAGYSVENAYIEEKEEAIMALKEIAQYTEEAFLPYLEKSFEEVFKLINYPQEDIRKAAIEALLQFCINFSKINSNEGRQSLFKALSVFVPKLSELIRLDDERTVAMSGLDAYSELLKEIKSDVVIGEGHKYAIMNCITDVMSGKTKCQDQEEGEGVEIEAEQDELLVECAGDVLSNLGKAISSEDFALYFQVVLPMLIERSKKNKSDAQRSFAVGMMSECFSGLEHAVAAFVPQLLPTFLKFTNDSNADVRNNAIFGIGELAFHGKEAVYSHYPDILQVLSSAIAKESHVGARDNVLGAIARLIIVNYGILPLDQVFPVFVNQLPLKEDFQENKAVFRSILTLYQAGHNILQSHMRALLQVAISVLQEGKTTDDEARNLVMEFVRSAQRDFPNDWNSVYTELPPEIATNIQQMFS; encoded by the exons ATGGAGCAAATACTATTGAAGCTTCTCGTAGCCGATAACGCTACTATACAAGAG gGCACTGCAGAACTTCGAAAAGCGTTCAAGAAACCTGAAAGTACACCTGCTTTGTGCCAACTCGTTGTATCTTCTGCAAATCCCCAA ATCAGGCAATATGCAGCGGTTTTACTTAGAAAACGTTATAACAAAGGAAAACATTGGACAGAATTACCAGAAAACATACGTACTGATTTTAAGACAATGATCCTACCA GCACTATGCAATGAATCAGAAAAGTTTGTAAAAAATGCTATAGTTCAATTAATAGGTACCATAGTTAAACACGAACTACCTAATAACGATTGGCCAGAAGTCTTACGGTTTGTGCAACAATTAGTTACAAGTGAAAATACATTTGACAAAGAG TTAGGTATGTATACATTGGCCACTATGACAGAGATAGCACCAAGTGCATATTTCGTTTATGCAGAATCACTtgtcattcttctttctcagaCGCTAAATAGTCTTCAAGAGTTAGGAAATCCTATTGCATATTATGTTATACAAacattacaaaatttaattcctTTGGTTGAAGGTAATCAGAAT ataataaatgtttatcaaCGTATGATGATACAAATAATGGCAACAATATTAGCTTTAGCAGAAGTTGACGAAGATAAAGCTACAACATGTTTTGAATTATTAGATGAATTATGCGAAAATGAAATTACCGTGATAGCGCCACATGTGAGGGCACTTATTAATCTGTGCCTTGCCATCATCAATAACAAATCTTTATCCGATCCTCTTCGAGTTAAAGCAATTAGCTTTATTGGCTGGCTTGCAAGAACCAAAAAAAAGGCCCTTGTTAAACACAAATTGGTTGAATCGATTATTA atacatTGTTTGCACTTATGTCGTCTCGTCctgatgatgataacgaggAAGTTTATTTCAGTGGAGAGAATGAAGATAATACACCTATTACTTGTGCAACTCAAACATTGGATACATTAGCTTTGCATTTACCTCCTGAAAAACTAATTCCACATTTG TTGAAGCATATTGAACCAAGTCTTCAAGGTTCTGatatttatgcaaaaaaaTCATCATATTTAGTTATGGCAGTACTTGCTGAAGGTTGTTCTGAGCATATTCGAACCAAGTATCTAGAATCTTTTTTGCGTTGCATTTGTCAAGGAATTACCGATGCTGCGCCTGTCGTACGAAATGCTGCTCTTTTTGCGCTTGGTCAATTTTCTGAACATTTACAACCAGATATATCTCAATATTCGTCTGAATTACTTCCACTTCTATTCGAGTATCTTGGTCAAGTATGTGCTCTTATcagacaagagaaaaaagaaccgccatcgatcgatcgaatgttTTACGCTCTTGAAATGTTTTgtgaaaatttaaatgaaagttTATTACCATATTTACCTACTTTGATGGAAAggctttttgaaattttaagcGCAGAAACTTCGGTACATGTAAAAGAATTATCACTTAGTGCCATTGGCTCAGCAGCCTATGCTAGTAAGGAACACATGTTGccttattttgaaaaaattatttctattcttaaCGGTTACCTTACGGAAAAACAAACAGATGAAACTATGTGTCTTCAAATTCAAGCTGTTG ATACTCTTGGAGTAATTGCTAGAACAATAGGGGATGAGCATTTTGCTCCGCTTGCTACTAGATCTCTAGAATTtggattgaaattattaaaggaAACTGAAGATCCTGATTTGCGAAAATCTATTTATGGCTTATTTGCTTCGATCAGCACagttatgaaaaaagagatagctATGGCATTACCTCAAATTGTTGAGTATGCGATAAACAGTATACAAAGTTCTGAAGGTATAGTG CCTCACTTTAAAGAAGATGAAACAACTGCTTTTCCGATATATGAAGATCTTAGCgatgaaaatgatgatgaagaagatatagaaaatacaGATAATGAAGAAGACGGAGATGATGACGATGTAGCAGGTTACAGTGTAGAAAATGcttatatcgaagaaaaagaagaggcaATCATGGCACTCAAAGAGATTGCGCAATATACAGA GGAAGCATTTTTACCATATCTTGAGAAATCATTCGAAGAGgtctttaaattaattaactatcCCCAAGAAGATATTCGAAAGGCAGCTATAGAGGCTTTGTTGCAATTTTGTATCAACTTTTccaaaattaattctaatgaAGGCAGACAGTCATTATTTAAGGCTCTGTCAGTTTTTGTTCCAAAACTATCAGAATTAATTAGGTTAGACGATGAGAGAACGGTAGCTATGAGTGGGCTGGATGCATATTCAGAGCtacttaaagaaataaaatctgaTGTTGTTATTGGCGAAGGTCATAAATATGCTATTATGAATTGCATAACAGATGTTATGTCAG gTAAGACTAAATGTCAAGAtcaagaagaaggagagggtgTAGAGATCGAGGCAGAACAAGACGAACTGTTAGTCGAATGTGCAGGTGATGTACTTTCGAATCTTGGAAAAGCCATTTCTTCTGAAGACTTTGCTCTTTACTTTCAAGTAGTTTTACCAATGCTTATAGAAAGATCG aaaaaaaacaaatccgATGCACAAAGATCTTTTGCAGTTGGTATGATGTCCGAATGTTTTTCTGGACTTGAACATGCTGTAGCAGCCTTTGTACCGCAACTTCTTCCTACTTTTTTGAAGTTTACTAATGACTCTAATGCTGACGTTCGTAATAATGCAATATTTGGAATCGGTGAACTTGCCTTCCATGGTAAAGAAGCTGTTTATTC TCACTATCCTGACATTTTACAAGTCTTATCAAGTGCTATTGCTAAAGAATCGCACGTAGGTGCTCGAGATAACGTTCTAGGTGCAATAGCACGCTTAATTATTGTGAACTATGGAATTTTGCCATTGGACCAAGTTTTTCCAGTGTTTGTCAATCAATTACCATTGAAAGAAGATTTTCAAGAAAACAAGGCTGTTTTTAGAAGTATTTTAACCTTATATCAGGCTGGTCATAACATATTACAATCTCACATGCGTGCATTACTTCAAGTTGCAATCAGCGTTTTGCAAGAAGGAAAAACTACCGACGATg aAGCAAGAAACCTTGTAATGGAGTTTGTGCGATCTGCGCAACGAGATTTCCCGAACGATTGGAATTCTGTCTACACCGAATTACCACCAGAAATAGCTACAAATATTCAACAGATGTTTTCCTAA